The DNA segment GCATCCTCTATCGTCATGACTCTGCTCGAAGGCTTGATTGAGGCTCTGCCCGCTATCACGGAAGGTGCTCTGCAGCTTGTCCTTACACTGGTTCAAGGTATCATCGACAATCTGCCCGCCATTATTGAAGCCGCGATTCAGATGATCGTCACGCTGGCATTGGGTATTGCGGAAGCGCTTCCGGAACTGATTCCTTCCATCGTCGAGGCAATCCTCCTGATTGTTCAGGTGCTGCTCGACAACATGGACAAAATCCTCGAAGCCGCCTTTGCCATTATAAAGGGACTGGCGGAGGGGTTGCTGAACGCACTGCCGCAGTTGATAGACGCATTGCCAGAAATCATAACATCCATAATTGATTTTATTACAGAAAACCTTCCTATGATTATTGAGATGGGAATTCAGCTAACCGTTCAGCTTGCGGTCGGACTGATTCAAGCCATACCGCAGCTTGTGGCAAAACTGCCGGAGATCATCGCGGCCATCGTGACCGGCCTTGGAAAAGCGGTCGGTTCTGTGTTTGAAATCGGCAAGAATATCGTGACAGGTCTTTGGGAAGGTATTAAGTCCCTTGGTTCTTGGATAGCAGATAAGGTTTCTGGATTTTTCTCCGGTATTGTAGATGGTGCGAAAAGTCTCCTGGGCATCAACTCGCCCTCAACTGTGTTTGCTGGTATCGGTGAAAACATGGGCCTTGGTATCGGAGAGGGTTTCACCGACGCCATGAAGGGTGTGGAGAAAGACATTACAGGTGCGATTCCCACAGACTTAGATATAGATGCGGATATCCGTAAGACTGTGCGCGATACATCCGCCGGAAGCGTTGTTCGTCAGCTTATGGAGCACACCGGCACTATACGTGTGGAAGGTGTAACCGACAGAGGTGCGCTTTCCGGAGTCGTGGATATCATTATGGGCGAATTGAGACGGGAGGTGCGTGTCTGATGGCATATATAACAAATGAAACCACCGGAGTTTGCATCTCTCACTTTGTCAGCCTTGAGGTGAAGCAGGAGGTTATCCGAACCACTCAGCAGCTTTTGGATGGCGGCGTATATATTCAGAGAATCGGTGAACCGACAGTATCCTATGCTGTTTTAGCTTATGTGGACAGAGCTGGTAAAGCCCTGCTGCAAAACGCAGAAGACACCGCTGCGCTGCTTGAGGTTTCGGTGAAGCACGGACTCTACTACGGGCGAGTCATCGAGCTTTCCTTCTCTGAGCGGTTAGCCGGAGACTTTTTTAAAGCCACCGTGCTCTTGGCAAAGGAGGCAGTCGAATGAAAATACTGCCTGCCGAACTGCGTCAGAAGCTGCTGCAAAACACGCAGGTTAAGGACGCTGGTGCTGCACCAAGTCTGCGTGTTGTGGCAACCCAGTCAACAACGAACACGCTCTTGTCAGAGCTCATGCATAAAGATATCCCGGCAGACTTTGGCGATGTGGCCATCCGTCAGCTTAGCGGCGAAACCTCGCCTTCACTCGCTTACGCGTGCTGTATCGATGAAGGTATTGCAGAAATATATGAACGTCGTTTTCCTGCATATATGGAGAATCCTTGGAGCTATGTATGGTCCTTGGGTGCGGCTTCGGAGGTCGCTATTGAATTTAACGGAGTCTGGGAACTCGACACTTCGAAGCAATGGTATTTTCTCAGGACTGAACTGACGCCATATATCTTCTTTGTAAGCGAAGGCACACTGTATTTGCAAAAATGGAACGATGAAGATACTCGAATCCCGCTGGCAGAAGGAGTCTCACAAATATCCGCTTGCCGGGCATGGCAGTCCACAGATGAGCCACTGCTCGACCAAGGTTTAATAATTGGTTATCTCAAGGACGGCGAGGTATATTACCGCGCTCTTTGTTTGCAGGAGAGCGGTGAGCTTGTCTGGGAAACCGAACGTCAGATCACTGAGCTCGGCAGCGGAAATGATACTTTGAATGTTTTCCGGACGAACGACTTCCGGGTTGGCTTTATTTGCGAAAACGCCGGTGGTTTCAGTTATGTTCTTTCTTCACGTAATTACGCAGGCCAGAGCGTCCGCCCGGAGAGCATATACGGACAGGTCGTCGAGAACTGCTATGTAAAGGTCACGCCTATACAATATTTAACCGCTTATGGTGATGGGGCTGGTTTTGCACTCTCAAGTATTCCGCAGCCGGACTGTTACATCGGTTCGTGCAAAGAGTATCCGGTTTTTGAAATCGTATCGACTGAAAGAACCAGTGATACGGAGTATGTGATTACCTGCAGCCATGAAATGCAGGAGCGCTTGCCGCTAACAAACTTCATTTCTATTGTTCCGGATATTTTGATCGGATCGGCTCCGGTCGCGGCATCTGTTGTAATTGACGAAAACATACTTCGCATTACAGCAGATAAGCCGGTGTCCTTTCGGCAGCGTGTGCAGATTAACTTGCAGAGTTATAGCAGCTTACGCTTTCGTTCTTCGGGAACAAGCTGGCTTCTGGTTCCTGTTTTCACGGCGGTATTTCCGCCTGAACCTGTCTACGCGGACGATTCCACGGTCACGGTGGTACCAAGGGTTGTAACATTTATAAACAAACGAGTTTACTACTCTGATAATGAATACGAGGAACAGCCCTCAATCAATATTTCATATTCCTGCACTTTAGCGGCCACACAGGTCGGTCCAGTGCCAATCTAAGGAGGTATAGTTTTATGGAGAACATCATACGGCCTGTGGTGCATAACCGCTTTGACATCGAGGTGGCGGATGCGAGGACAGGCGAGATCAAGCAGTGCGTCACATCCTACAACATCATTCTGGATCAGTATTTCACAAGACTTATCAGTCGTTCGTCAAAAATAGGCTACATCCATCTCGGTACAGGCTCGGGAACTCCGACAGTGACAAGAACCTCCATGTTCACCTTTCTGGGGGCAATGGCAAATACCGTTGTCGAAACGGTCAAGGCATATCCCACAAGCTACACACGCAGAAAAATCGTTCTTTCACCCTCGGACTATGTGGGAGCCCGTATCACTGAAGTGGGCTTCGGGTACAGCACCTCCAGCGGTACCGCGGTCACACATTCCATGCTGAAGGACAGCGAGGGCAACCAGATTGCCATTCAGAAAACCGACACCGACGTCCTCACTGTCTATGCCACCTTTTATCTTACCATCGGTGAAGCTGTGCCTGGCGTTTATGTACTGCCCACACCAAACAACAATGCCGTCATTTCTGCGGTCCTACAAGACTCCTATTCCACATTGACTCTGATCATGGGTGCGTATGATACTCTGGAACAGGCTAATGACTTGTCTGGAATTTCTATTTCAAGTAAAACAGGTATCAGCCCGTCAGCAGATCAGCCAAACCGCAAATGGCAGATACCTGTTACCCGATGGAACTATAATGAGGCGAACTCACATATGGTAAGCGCAATCGGTTCTCCCACAATTGCCGCATGGCTGTTGCCAAACCCGGATATTTTTCCGCAGATTACACTATCCAACTTGCCTGTCGGTGTCGGCGACGGTGTGGCAACGGAGTTTTCTTGTCCGATTCCGAAAATCGTTCCCAATTCTGAGGTCGTTCATATAGACAATGTCCTCCAGACAAAAGGTACAGATTATGCTATCGACTATGATAACAATAACATTTTCTATCCGGAGTTAATGCTGAGCGCAGACGCTAAATCGCATGAACCCCTGATCACAAACACCAGCGGAACGGACTATCGGGGATCATCAGACATTCCGCTTATTTATCCTACGACGTCTTATGTAGACGCTGTTAATTCGTCTCGCCGAGTGGGGGTTGTTACCAGCAACAAATATGATTTCAGAGAGGCAAAAGCATTTAATACACTTATCCTGAATCCCTATGCCGTTCGATACTATGGAGACAGCTATAGCGGTACTGTCAAACTAAAAATGCTGTACTCTCTGGACAATCAGACATGGGAAACTTGTTTGGTGACGGAACTCTTCGATAATGAATATTCAGGCTTTCCCCCTGTGAAGAAGACATATAGATTCGAAACGGTCACAGCACGCTACATCGCATTTCAAACATTGGAAGCCAATGATACGCCTACCAGCAAATACTTTGCTATCGGCGACTACGCAACAAAGAATGGCGTCGGATACAACATTTTAGTAGGGCACACAACTCCAGGGCTTACATTTACCTCACCGCCTGCGGCAGGGGCTTCTATTGAGATGGACTGTGCGATTGACAGACCTCTTAAGAACGAAAACTGGGTGCTTGATTTTTCATTTGCCGTTCAGTTTGAAAGGGGCTGACGCCTATGATTCTCACCTTTGAGTATACAGAGTCGATAGGCAGCGGCCACTCCCCGCAGGTCGTTCACATGATGGAAAACGGCTTCCGTATCATTTACGTGGATGACGGTGGTCTGGTTGAAGGCATTGTTTCGTTTCCTGAACTCGGGCTGTATGGCGATTTGAGTTGGGAAACCAAAGGCCGGATGTCTCCGGATGAGAGTATTGCTTATCCCAGTTTGAAAAAAATCGCACACTACGGAGCCTTCGGTTTTTGGAGTGCCGGTACAGAGCATCGCTTTGTGATGTATATGCTGCCGACTGATATTTCCGAGACGCTCATCGACGGAACAATCAATCACACAAAGGACAGCCCTGTATCCAGCGCCTCTTTCAGCTTTCAAAACGTTAATGGTTATTTGCTGCGAAAGTACCGGTCGCTGGTTTCACCCAACGCAATGCTTGAACTATATTTTTCAATGGGAACAGCAGATGAAATATCCCTTGGGAAATGGTATATCGACAGAGTCGGCACGACCATACCGGGGAACAACCTCTCTGTCACAGCGAGAAATACCATAGGTAAACTGCTGAAGGAACAAACATTTGACGAGGCAGCTGCTTATACGGAAACAACACTGAGTGATAATCTGAGAGCAATTCTCTCATATGCCGGTGTGGAGTCCTTTTTTGTGGGCGATGCGGGCAAGAGCTGGAAGCTGAGCTTTGAAGCGCAGGATACGCTGCTCGGCGGTATCGAGGATATCATAAGGCTCCTGCCGGGTTGGAAGGTGGAAGAAACAGCAGACGGCGTGGTTGGCATCGGGCATTACACAGATGCTCGGTTTGATCAGCCTACTACTTACCAATTCGAACGGGATAAGAATTGCTGGAGCTATGCAAGCGAATACTCCGACGAAAATACCTACGCAAGAGTATGTATCCTCTGCAAGGAACCGGAAAACAGACTTTACATTGATTTAGACCCGCATAAACTGTGGCCCATTCCGGGACACCGGACACTATATATTACAGTACCGGACGGGACAACCACCGCCGAGATGGAAAGCTATGCGGCTGAACTTGCCGAGGGAATTGCGTTATCCGGGCGTGTAGAAACCTTTGCAGGCCGCTTTACTCCTCAGATGGTAATCAGGGACGCGGTGGTGATGGTTGACGGCGATATCTCAGAAGACATCGGTACCGTCACTAATGTAAAACACACAATGGGAAGCAAGGGTTTCTATACCGAATTTACGGTGGACAGCGGCGGACGAAAAGGTAAACCGATGCTGAAGGACTATGTAGCCCAGCTCTCCGGAAGCAAGACATCAAAATCTATTATTACAAACGAATCGTGATGAGCGCCTCTTCCGGGGCGCTTTTTCATTGTTCAAAAGAAAGAGAGGTTCATTATGAAGGAAATTTGGATCTGGATTCAAGCGGCAGTTGCTGCTGTCGGCGGATGGCTGGGGTACTTCCTCGGAGGCTGGGACGGTTTTTTGTATGCGCTCCTTGCCTTTGTCGTCATCGACTATATCACAGGTATTATGTGCGCGGTGCTGGATAAGAAGTTGTCCAGCGAGGTCGGCTTTCGCGGTATTTTCAAGAAGGTACTTATCTTCTCGCTGGTAGCCATAGGACACATCGTCGACAAAAGTGTGATCGGAGACGGCTCGGTAATCAGGACGGCGGTAATCTTTTTCTATCTATCGAACGAAGGTGTTTCCATCCTCGAAAATGTCGCGCACATCGGTCTGCCGGTGCCGCAGAAACTCAAAGACGTTTTAGAGCAGTTTCACAACCGAAACGACAAGGAGGGCTAATTTTATGAATTTAAAGCAGTATTATCTCACTGAAAACAACTGCTACAAGTCAGGAAAGAAACATACGGTTAAAGGTATCCTGGTGCACTCCACCGGAGCAAACAATCCCAATCTAAAACGCTATGTAGGTCCTGATGACGGATTACTCGGAGTAAACCAATACAACAATCACTGGAACGCCGCCAAGCCGGGCGGACGCGAGGTCTGCGTTCACGCATTTATTGGTAAACTAAAAGATGGTTCAATTGCCACCTACCAGACGCTGCCTTGGGACATGGTAGGATG comes from the Negativicutes bacterium genome and includes:
- a CDS encoding phage holin family protein, producing the protein MKEIWIWIQAAVAAVGGWLGYFLGGWDGFLYALLAFVVIDYITGIMCAVLDKKLSSEVGFRGIFKKVLIFSLVAIGHIVDKSVIGDGSVIRTAVIFFYLSNEGVSILENVAHIGLPVPQKLKDVLEQFHNRNDKEG
- a CDS encoding phage tail protein gives rise to the protein ASSIVMTLLEGLIEALPAITEGALQLVLTLVQGIIDNLPAIIEAAIQMIVTLALGIAEALPELIPSIVEAILLIVQVLLDNMDKILEAAFAIIKGLAEGLLNALPQLIDALPEIITSIIDFITENLPMIIEMGIQLTVQLAVGLIQAIPQLVAKLPEIIAAIVTGLGKAVGSVFEIGKNIVTGLWEGIKSLGSWIADKVSGFFSGIVDGAKSLLGINSPSTVFAGIGENMGLGIGEGFTDAMKGVEKDITGAIPTDLDIDADIRKTVRDTSAGSVVRQLMEHTGTIRVEGVTDRGALSGVVDIIMGELRREVRV